From one Rhodopirellula islandica genomic stretch:
- the rimI gene encoding ribosomal protein S18-alanine N-acetyltransferase, protein MIRRDMPDVLGIESNCFEFAWSEDDFIRCLRQRNCIGMVAECDERVAGFMIYELHKNRLHILNFAVHSDYRRHGIGNTMMRKLLGKLSQERRNRIMLEVRETNLEAQLFFKSLGFKAISVLRDFYDDATEDAYLMQFRYQPTAEELAAPHNRITRMAG, encoded by the coding sequence ATGATTCGACGAGATATGCCGGATGTCTTGGGGATTGAATCCAACTGCTTTGAGTTCGCTTGGTCGGAGGATGACTTCATCCGCTGCCTTCGCCAACGCAATTGCATTGGCATGGTGGCAGAATGCGACGAGCGTGTGGCGGGTTTCATGATCTATGAACTGCACAAGAATCGGTTGCATATCCTGAACTTCGCCGTTCACAGTGATTACCGACGTCACGGCATCGGCAACACGATGATGCGAAAATTGCTGGGCAAGTTGTCTCAGGAACGTCGCAATCGCATCATGCTGGAAGTTCGCGAGACGAACTTGGAAGCTCAGTTGTTCTTCAAGTCGTTGGGTTTCAAGGCCATTTCAGTGCTGCGAGATTTCTATGACGATGCGACGGAAGATGCCTACCTGATGCAGTTTCGCTATCAGCCGACGGCAGAAGAGTTGGCTGCCCCTCACAATCGCATCACGCGGATGGCTGGCTGA
- a CDS encoding glycosyltransferase family 25 protein, protein MKHIDEDTPTFVISTLDEQSKERVGQIEWQLHRAGFRNAEIIQAKTPETEDFERLGLPAILQGRWRSDLQHLWGSAACTLSHIQFYDRPEEELPVIVLEDDVTIHPEFFRYLEKVDFPEEVEWDLCHLSYFNPLVGSQGNPTHLVAPNLVRCPADHVAGTYSYIVNQSFLERFVPLVEEVDCQLAHRTHAVRSFVIEHDPKLTLPDFKLDSVRNSLDRVSWQRNNPPSD, encoded by the coding sequence AAACACATCGATGAAGACACGCCGACCTTCGTGATCAGCACGCTCGACGAGCAATCAAAGGAACGCGTTGGTCAAATCGAGTGGCAACTGCACCGGGCAGGCTTTCGCAATGCGGAGATCATTCAAGCGAAGACGCCCGAGACCGAAGATTTTGAACGCCTCGGATTGCCGGCGATCCTGCAGGGCAGATGGCGATCCGACCTTCAGCATCTATGGGGGTCTGCTGCATGCACGTTGTCGCATATCCAGTTCTATGATCGGCCCGAAGAGGAACTGCCTGTCATTGTCTTGGAAGACGATGTCACAATTCATCCGGAGTTCTTTCGCTATCTAGAAAAAGTGGATTTCCCGGAAGAAGTCGAGTGGGACCTTTGTCATCTGTCGTATTTCAACCCTCTGGTGGGAAGCCAAGGGAACCCCACGCACCTTGTCGCACCCAATCTGGTTCGGTGCCCAGCGGACCATGTCGCTGGCACGTACAGCTACATCGTCAACCAATCCTTCCTGGAACGTTTCGTTCCATTGGTGGAGGAAGTCGATTGCCAATTGGCTCATCGAACGCACGCGGTTCGCAGTTTTGTGATCGAACATGATCCGAAATTGACGTTGCCAGATTTTAAACTGGACAGCGTGCGGAATTCGCTGGATCGAGTTTCCTGGCAACGAAACAACCCACCATCCGATTGA